One region of Chloroflexota bacterium genomic DNA includes:
- a CDS encoding RtcB family protein — MVNKRDFRKINNYLWELPVTYRETMRVPARLYADNDLLEDCLKDRSVEQLVNTATLPGLVGYTLAMPDIHQGYGFPVGGVAATDARTGVISPGGIGYDINCGVRLLATSLDREEVTPHLSLLASALYRNCPSGVGTAGHVNLTNAQLDEVLERGALWALKHGMAREEDLEFTEENGTMPGARADKVSAHAKDRGRDQLGTLGAGNHFIEVDEVSEVFDAEGADALGLCLGLVVVQIHCGSRGFGHQVCTDYVRDFQSAIKRFGIVLPDRELVCAPLDSPEGRDYLAAMTAAANFAWCNRQILTHEVRQAFEQSLAGKVRDWGVRQVYDIAHNIAKVEEHHPDGGAAVRVCMHRKGATRAFGPGSPVLPGDYRKVGQPVFVPGSMGTSSWVLLGTAGSMTQSFGSTCHGAGRVLSRTAAKKQVRGEDLRSQMERDGMVVRAGSMSGLAEEAPMAYKDVDRVVNVVCGAGIARKVARLKPMAVIKG; from the coding sequence ATGGTCAACAAGCGAGACTTCCGAAAGATCAACAATTACCTATGGGAACTGCCGGTCACCTATCGGGAAACCATGCGGGTGCCGGCACGGTTGTACGCCGATAACGATCTGCTCGAAGACTGCCTTAAGGACCGCTCGGTCGAGCAACTGGTCAACACGGCGACCCTGCCCGGCCTGGTGGGCTACACGCTGGCGATGCCGGACATCCATCAAGGCTACGGCTTTCCGGTTGGGGGCGTGGCGGCGACGGACGCGCGCACCGGCGTGATTTCGCCGGGCGGAATCGGCTACGACATCAACTGCGGCGTGCGCCTGCTCGCGACCAGCCTGGATCGCGAAGAAGTAACGCCCCATCTCAGCCTGCTGGCATCCGCGCTCTACCGCAACTGCCCAAGCGGCGTCGGCACGGCCGGGCATGTGAACCTGACGAATGCGCAACTGGACGAAGTGCTGGAGCGCGGCGCGCTCTGGGCATTGAAGCACGGTATGGCGCGCGAAGAGGATCTGGAGTTCACCGAGGAGAACGGCACGATGCCCGGCGCGCGCGCCGACAAGGTCAGCGCGCATGCGAAAGACCGCGGGCGCGATCAACTCGGCACGCTCGGCGCCGGCAACCACTTTATTGAAGTGGACGAGGTTAGCGAGGTGTTCGACGCCGAAGGCGCCGACGCGCTCGGCCTGTGCCTCGGTCTGGTCGTCGTGCAGATTCACTGCGGGTCGCGCGGGTTCGGCCACCAGGTCTGCACCGACTATGTGCGCGATTTCCAGAGCGCCATCAAGCGCTTCGGGATCGTCCTGCCCGACCGCGAACTGGTCTGCGCACCGCTCGACTCGCCGGAAGGCCGCGACTACCTCGCCGCGATGACCGCCGCTGCCAACTTCGCCTGGTGCAACCGGCAAATCCTCACCCACGAGGTGCGGCAGGCGTTCGAGCAGTCACTGGCCGGCAAAGTGCGCGACTGGGGTGTGCGGCAGGTGTACGACATCGCGCACAATATCGCCAAGGTCGAAGAGCATCACCCGGACGGCGGCGCGGCCGTGCGCGTTTGCATGCACCGCAAGGGCGCCACGCGCGCGTTTGGCCCCGGCTCGCCAGTGCTGCCTGGGGACTACCGCAAGGTCGGACAGCCGGTATTCGTGCCCGGCTCGATGGGCACCTCGTCATGGGTGCTGCTCGGCACGGCTGGGTCGATGACCCAGTCGTTCGGCTCGACCTGCCACGGTGCGGGACGCGTCCTGAGCCGCACCGCCGCGAAGAAGCAGGTGCGCGGGGAGGATTTGCGCAGCCAGATGGAGCGCGACGGCATGGTAGTGCGCGCCGGCAGCATGTCCGGATTGGCCGAAGAAGCGCCGATGGCCTACAAAGATGTGGATCGCGTCGTCAACGTCGTCTGTGGCGCCGGCATTGCGCGCAAAGTTGCGCGCCTCAAGCCGATGGCCGTCATCAAGGGATAA
- a CDS encoding DUF3352 domain-containing protein, with the protein MSTSFDKADRKGPNWLLIGGGCLILFICLCAAAIGAVLMAPDNVVSQFAQVLGLKSEAASIDFVPSEAPMYVGINPNFSQMSGYAKMQAVFDKNPEFKRRIDELAKQGAGQGADSDFNFERDIKPWIGGDAGVALFELPPASAASSSTAVAQAKWVVFASTRDVKKSDEVLARLRKSDEGKGATYTEEQYKGATIAIGRRKASSTRAPDSVTAFATFQGQVMVSDNPDALKKAIDTKVAGEKASLKSKESYKALVAKLPKDRALTMVVDMKSIMQQAMAGQPNNPAAEDLAAYGGLALSLGFVEDGIRIDSVVGIDSAKLTNATRAMITSQGANASKALDGTPGTAMVAVSGQNIKAYWDYYLDVISRDAQTKKSFDQALADLKKQSGIDVGDDVISWMTGEFAMDVVPAKPLAAAGPTAPGVGLLLMFEAKDQKAISDKLTKIALALGKQGIQFAAKKVNGVDMQVVKGLEAQGVTVGYGFVEGFLVIGSAEDVLTAAVDARKASLSKDAEFGVATKYLPASNTGRSYVSIQRLADVYRAMLPKSEQAAYDKDSAPLIKPFKSISIAGSPLKDNIQAGVIFIHVAE; encoded by the coding sequence ATGAGCACCTCATTCGATAAGGCCGACCGCAAAGGCCCCAACTGGCTCCTGATCGGTGGCGGCTGCCTGATCCTGTTCATCTGCCTGTGTGCGGCCGCCATCGGCGCCGTGCTGATGGCGCCCGACAACGTCGTTTCCCAATTCGCGCAGGTGCTCGGGCTCAAGAGCGAGGCCGCCTCGATCGATTTCGTGCCGTCCGAAGCGCCGATGTATGTCGGCATCAATCCTAACTTCTCGCAGATGTCCGGCTATGCCAAGATGCAAGCGGTGTTCGACAAGAACCCGGAGTTCAAACGCCGGATCGATGAACTGGCCAAGCAGGGCGCGGGCCAGGGCGCAGACAGCGACTTTAACTTTGAGCGTGACATCAAGCCGTGGATTGGCGGCGATGCCGGAGTCGCGTTGTTCGAACTGCCGCCCGCTTCCGCCGCGTCCAGTTCAACAGCCGTGGCGCAGGCCAAGTGGGTCGTCTTTGCCTCGACGCGCGACGTGAAGAAGTCCGACGAGGTGCTGGCGCGCCTTCGCAAGTCGGACGAAGGCAAGGGCGCCACCTACACGGAAGAGCAATACAAGGGCGCGACGATCGCGATCGGGCGGCGCAAGGCCAGTTCAACGCGCGCGCCGGACTCGGTCACCGCCTTTGCCACGTTCCAGGGCCAGGTCATGGTGTCGGACAACCCCGACGCGCTCAAGAAGGCGATCGACACGAAGGTGGCCGGCGAAAAAGCCAGCCTGAAGAGCAAAGAGAGCTACAAGGCGCTCGTCGCCAAATTGCCCAAAGACCGGGCGTTGACGATGGTTGTGGACATGAAGTCGATTATGCAGCAGGCGATGGCCGGCCAGCCGAACAACCCGGCAGCCGAAGACCTGGCGGCCTACGGCGGGCTGGCGCTGTCGCTGGGCTTCGTCGAGGACGGTATCCGCATCGACTCCGTAGTCGGCATCGACAGCGCGAAGTTGACCAATGCCACGCGTGCAATGATCACGTCGCAGGGGGCGAATGCCAGCAAGGCGCTTGACGGCACGCCGGGCACGGCGATGGTCGCGGTGTCGGGGCAGAACATCAAAGCCTACTGGGATTACTATCTGGACGTGATCTCGCGCGACGCGCAGACCAAGAAATCGTTTGACCAGGCGCTGGCTGATCTCAAGAAACAGTCCGGCATCGACGTCGGCGACGACGTGATCTCATGGATGACCGGCGAGTTCGCCATGGATGTGGTGCCTGCCAAGCCGCTGGCAGCGGCGGGTCCGACCGCGCCTGGCGTCGGCCTGCTGCTGATGTTCGAGGCCAAGGACCAGAAAGCGATCTCCGACAAGTTGACGAAGATCGCGCTGGCGCTGGGCAAGCAGGGCATTCAGTTTGCGGCCAAGAAGGTGAACGGTGTGGATATGCAGGTCGTCAAAGGGCTTGAGGCGCAGGGTGTGACGGTCGGCTACGGATTTGTCGAGGGCTTCCTCGTCATAGGCAGCGCCGAGGATGTGCTCACCGCCGCGGTGGATGCGCGCAAGGCATCGCTCTCGAAGGATGCGGAGTTTGGCGTGGCGACCAAGTACCTGCCGGCCTCCAACACCGGACGCAGCTACGTGAGCATCCAGCGCCTGGCGGACGTGTACCGCGCGATGCTACCCAAGTCGGAGCAGGCAGCCTACGACAAGGATAGCGCGCCGCTGATCAAGCCGTTCAAGAGCATCAGCATCGCCGGTTCACCGCTGAAGGACAACATCCAGGCGGGCGTCATCTTTATCCACGTCGCGGAGTAG
- a CDS encoding MFS transporter, whose protein sequence is MMQRLIFLAMLAGVFVAASDLTVVSTILPQVIFDLEIPLRTGLGQAAWIVNAYLIAYTVTMPAMGRISDIAGRRGAFFAALALFAVGSLVAGLARALDVMIAGRALQALGAGAMVPVTMAFVADAMPPARRPWALGIVGAVDTAGWVVGPLYGAAMVVLAQWRWLFFINLPFSLLIAFALWRLMRPQAAAERPAFTASRDWRTLDLPGLVLSTVALVALTLAFTGTQDEGGGSLFAGQSGLSPWAGPLVALALLTLAAFVWRERSTPHPLIDVRLFADRTFSAACLANFFVGAALIIAMVNVPLFINIAVAPTIDAAPLQSGLALAAFTLGMVAGSLVGGASAGRAGYRWPAVTGLILAGAGFILMSGWRMGVTLGDMALPLALGGAGIGFVISPLASAVINSAGETQRGVASSLVLIMRLIGMALGLAVLTTWGIGRLNTLTAALPPVNFSDSHAARLLFEQTRLVSVQVLAEIFGAAAAVCAVACLPALLMRDRLTGSKTTSWLGWR, encoded by the coding sequence ATGATGCAACGCCTGATCTTCCTCGCCATGCTCGCCGGCGTGTTCGTCGCCGCGAGCGATCTGACGGTCGTCAGCACGATTCTGCCGCAGGTCATCTTTGACCTGGAGATACCGTTGCGCACGGGGCTGGGGCAGGCGGCGTGGATCGTCAACGCGTACCTGATCGCGTACACGGTCACGATGCCGGCGATGGGTCGCATCTCCGATATCGCCGGGCGGCGCGGTGCGTTCTTCGCGGCGCTGGCGTTGTTCGCGGTCGGGTCGCTCGTGGCCGGATTGGCGCGGGCACTGGATGTGATGATCGCCGGACGCGCGCTGCAAGCGCTGGGCGCGGGTGCGATGGTGCCGGTCACGATGGCGTTTGTCGCCGACGCCATGCCCCCGGCGCGGCGGCCCTGGGCGCTCGGCATCGTTGGCGCGGTGGATACGGCCGGCTGGGTCGTCGGCCCGCTCTATGGCGCGGCGATGGTTGTGCTGGCGCAGTGGCGCTGGCTTTTCTTCATCAATCTGCCGTTCAGCCTGCTGATTGCGTTTGCGCTGTGGCGGCTGATGCGACCGCAGGCGGCCGCGGAGCGACCGGCCTTCACCGCATCGCGCGACTGGCGCACGCTAGACCTGCCCGGGCTGGTACTCAGCACCGTTGCGTTGGTGGCGTTGACGCTGGCGTTCACCGGCACACAAGACGAAGGCGGCGGCTCGCTGTTTGCCGGGCAGAGCGGCCTCAGCCCATGGGCCGGGCCGCTGGTAGCTTTGGCATTGCTGACGCTGGCCGCCTTCGTTTGGCGCGAACGGTCAACGCCCCATCCACTGATCGACGTGCGCCTGTTCGCCGACCGGACGTTCAGCGCCGCGTGCCTGGCCAACTTCTTCGTCGGCGCGGCGCTCATCATCGCGATGGTCAATGTGCCGCTGTTCATCAATATCGCCGTCGCGCCCACGATAGACGCCGCCCCATTGCAGAGCGGCCTGGCGCTGGCAGCATTCACGCTCGGCATGGTCGCCGGGTCGCTGGTCGGGGGCGCATCGGCCGGGCGCGCCGGCTACCGCTGGCCGGCCGTGACCGGACTGATCCTGGCGGGCGCCGGCTTTATACTGATGAGCGGCTGGCGAATGGGTGTCACGCTCGGAGACATGGCGCTGCCGCTGGCGCTTGGCGGTGCGGGAATCGGCTTCGTCATCTCGCCGCTGGCGTCGGCCGTCATCAACTCGGCCGGCGAGACGCAGCGCGGCGTGGCGTCCTCGCTGGTACTGATCATGCGGCTGATCGGCATGGCGCTCGGGCTGGCGGTGCTAACCACCTGGGGCATCGGGCGGCTCAACACGCTGACCGCCGCGCTGCCGCCGGTCAACTTCAGCGACTCGCATGCGGCGCGCCTGCTGTTCGAGCAGACGCGCCTGGTCAGCGTGCAAGTGCTGGCGGAGATCTTCGGCGCGGCGGCCGCGGTATGCGCTGTGGCATGCTTGCCAGCGCTCTTGATGCGTGATAGACTGACCGGTAGCAAAACCACGTCGTGGCTCGGATGGCGGTAG
- a CDS encoding four helix bundle protein, whose amino-acid sequence MADKIRTHRELKVYQKSFDAAMTIFERSRSFPKEETYSLTDQIRRSSRSTAANIAEAWRRRRFEAYFISKLSDAESEAAETQVWLEFAVKCAYLPSETGKLLYRDYNAIISTLVGMINHPETWVLQSDGSPAKTPPAIKK is encoded by the coding sequence ATGGCCGACAAGATACGAACGCATCGAGAATTGAAGGTGTATCAGAAGTCATTCGACGCGGCTATGACGATCTTCGAAAGGTCGCGGTCGTTCCCGAAAGAGGAGACGTATTCGCTTACCGATCAGATTCGGCGTTCGTCTCGCTCGACGGCCGCGAATATTGCCGAGGCTTGGCGTCGTCGCCGCTTCGAAGCGTACTTTATCAGCAAACTGTCGGATGCCGAAAGCGAAGCGGCTGAGACGCAAGTCTGGCTGGAGTTCGCCGTAAAATGCGCCTACCTGCCGAGCGAAACAGGAAAGTTGCTGTACCGAGACTATAATGCGATCATTAGCACGCTCGTCGGCATGATCAATCATCCCGAGACATGGGTTCTGCAATCTGATGGATCGCCGGCCAAAACACCGCCTGCAATAAAGAAATAG
- a CDS encoding LppX_LprAFG lipoprotein — protein MTSDLIRSSNRQAGKWPIRALWLLGLVCLMLAACAPTPPPLSAAQIAERAADKMAAVRSFHFAIEVSGQRKTIDPLGQLVLRRASGDVLRPDRAQSVIRVTLPGINVDVKAVGIGMKQWLTNPLTGRWEEAPAGWGYNPAVLFDANAGLATLLKRVEGLSRGADESLDGKSHYRLTGSLAGTDVAPMTAYMVTGAQVSFTLWVGADDFMLRKVHLTERESATADPTEWDIILSAFDQPVTIEAPMP, from the coding sequence ATGACAAGCGACCTTATACGCAGCAGCAATAGGCAGGCGGGCAAGTGGCCGATCCGGGCGCTCTGGCTGCTCGGGCTTGTATGTTTGATGCTGGCGGCCTGCGCGCCCACGCCGCCGCCGTTGAGCGCTGCGCAGATCGCCGAACGCGCCGCGGACAAGATGGCCGCCGTCCGTTCGTTTCACTTTGCCATCGAGGTCAGCGGCCAGCGCAAGACAATCGACCCACTCGGCCAGTTGGTGCTCCGGCGCGCCTCGGGCGACGTGCTCCGGCCCGACCGGGCGCAGTCGGTCATCCGCGTGACGCTGCCCGGCATCAACGTGGACGTCAAGGCCGTCGGCATTGGTATGAAGCAGTGGCTCACCAATCCGCTGACCGGCCGCTGGGAAGAGGCGCCGGCCGGCTGGGGCTACAACCCGGCCGTGCTGTTCGACGCGAATGCTGGCCTCGCGACGCTGTTGAAGCGCGTAGAAGGGCTGTCGCGCGGCGCCGATGAATCGCTTGACGGGAAGAGCCACTACCGGCTGACGGGCAGCCTGGCCGGCACCGATGTGGCGCCGATGACCGCGTATATGGTTACGGGCGCGCAGGTCAGCTTCACGCTCTGGGTTGGCGCGGACGATTTCATGCTGCGCAAAGTGCATCTGACGGAGCGCGAGTCAGCGACCGCCGACCCAACCGAATGGGACATCATCCTCTCCGCCTTCGACCAACCGGTGACGATTGAAGCGCCAATGCCGTGA
- a CDS encoding succinate dehydrogenase iron-sulfur subunit yields the protein MKVHFKIRRYNPETDESPWWGHYDVEVDPTDRVLDGLHQVKWYKDGTFTLRRSCAHGICGSDAVRINGANTLACKVLIKDYVKSARDSITVEPILGFRVIKDLVVDMEPFFEKYRSVLPYLIDDGDTPEKERLQSSEDRERFDDSTKCILCACCTTSCPVFWGDTQYVGPAAIVAAHRFIFDSRDKGKDQRLAILNEKSGVWKCRTVFNCTEACPRGIEVTRAIGEVKNELMRYNFR from the coding sequence ATGAAAGTCCATTTCAAGATCCGGCGCTACAACCCCGAAACGGACGAGTCCCCGTGGTGGGGGCACTACGACGTCGAGGTTGACCCGACCGATCGCGTGCTCGACGGTCTGCACCAGGTCAAGTGGTACAAGGACGGCACATTCACGCTGCGCCGCTCCTGCGCGCACGGCATCTGCGGCTCGGATGCGGTGCGCATCAACGGCGCCAACACGCTGGCCTGCAAAGTCCTGATCAAGGACTATGTGAAGAGCGCCAGGGATTCCATCACCGTCGAGCCGATCCTCGGCTTCCGGGTTATCAAGGACCTGGTGGTGGACATGGAGCCGTTCTTCGAGAAGTACCGCTCGGTGCTGCCGTACCTGATTGACGACGGCGACACCCCGGAGAAAGAGCGCCTCCAGTCGTCCGAAGACCGCGAGCGGTTCGACGATTCGACGAAGTGCATCCTGTGCGCCTGCTGCACCACGTCGTGCCCGGTCTTCTGGGGCGACACGCAGTATGTCGGCCCGGCGGCGATCGTGGCGGCGCATCGCTTCATCTTCGACAGCCGCGACAAGGGCAAGGACCAGCGCCTGGCGATCCTGAACGAGAAGAGCGGCGTCTGGAAGTGCCGCACGGTCTTCAACTGCACCGAGGCGTGCCCGCGCGGCATCGAAGTCACGCGCGCCATCGGCGAAGTGAAGAACGAGCTCATGCGCTACAACTTCCGCTAG
- a CDS encoding succinate dehydrogenase flavoprotein subunit has product MIHQIDALVVGAGGAGLYGALELSKRGCNVAVLSKLYPTRSHTGTAQGGACAALGNVEEDHWEWHMFDTIKGGDYLVDQDSAQILAQEAILAIYELEHMGLPFNRTPDGRLDQRYFGGHTKPDPNDPNPDPLKKKRVPVYRAVYAADRTGHMILQTLYQQCVKQKVNFFNEFHVIDLIVKDNICRGVIALEIKTGELHTFHAKAVLFATGGFGKMFRVSSNAHSLTGDGVSLAYRRGVPMEDMEFFQFHPTGIYAKGILLSEAARGEGAYLINGDGERFMLRYAPSMKELAPRDMISRFIVEEIRAGRGCGPKKDHVYLDVRHLGKEKIDAKLPDIMDFVRVYMGLDPLKDGIPIEPTAHYAMGGIPTDNDARVLADGDATVLQGFYAAGECATVSVHGGNRLGTNSLVDILVFGRRAGIDMARYLAETKAYPDLPATPEADAQAQMSTILDSKGGENGADIRRKMQVEMMDKCGVFRRKADLESVKQTIAECKARYPKVQIMDKGKGWNTDLLEAMELGWLIDCAETTVDAALAREESRGAHAREDFPNRDDKNFLKHSLAFRGEKAVELKYKPVRITTYQPQERKY; this is encoded by the coding sequence ATGATCCATCAAATTGACGCCCTTGTGGTCGGCGCCGGCGGCGCCGGCCTCTATGGCGCACTGGAGCTCTCCAAGCGCGGCTGCAACGTCGCCGTCCTGAGCAAGCTGTACCCGACACGCTCGCATACCGGCACCGCGCAAGGCGGCGCGTGCGCGGCGCTCGGCAACGTCGAAGAGGACCACTGGGAATGGCACATGTTCGACACCATCAAAGGTGGCGATTACCTGGTGGACCAGGACTCGGCGCAGATTCTCGCGCAGGAGGCGATCCTGGCCATCTACGAACTGGAGCATATGGGCCTGCCGTTCAACCGCACGCCCGATGGCAGGCTCGACCAGCGCTACTTCGGCGGCCACACCAAACCCGACCCCAACGACCCGAACCCCGACCCGCTCAAGAAAAAGCGCGTGCCGGTCTATCGCGCCGTCTACGCAGCCGACCGCACCGGCCACATGATCTTGCAGACCCTGTACCAGCAGTGTGTTAAACAGAAGGTCAACTTCTTCAACGAGTTTCACGTCATTGACCTCATCGTCAAGGACAATATCTGCCGTGGCGTCATCGCGCTCGAAATCAAGACTGGCGAGTTGCACACGTTCCATGCCAAGGCGGTGCTGTTCGCGACTGGCGGCTTTGGCAAGATGTTCCGCGTGTCGTCCAACGCGCACTCGCTGACCGGCGATGGCGTCTCGCTCGCCTACCGGCGCGGCGTGCCGATGGAGGATATGGAGTTCTTTCAGTTCCATCCGACCGGTATTTACGCGAAGGGTATCCTGCTCTCCGAGGCGGCGCGCGGCGAGGGTGCGTACCTGATCAACGGCGACGGCGAGCGGTTCATGCTGCGCTATGCGCCGTCGATGAAGGAACTGGCCCCGCGCGACATGATCTCGCGCTTCATCGTCGAGGAGATCCGCGCCGGGCGCGGCTGCGGCCCGAAGAAGGACCACGTCTACCTCGACGTGCGGCACCTGGGCAAAGAGAAGATCGACGCCAAGCTGCCCGACATCATGGACTTCGTTCGCGTGTACATGGGCCTCGACCCGCTCAAGGACGGCATCCCGATCGAGCCGACGGCCCACTACGCGATGGGCGGCATCCCGACCGACAACGATGCGCGCGTGCTGGCCGATGGCGACGCCACGGTGCTGCAGGGCTTCTACGCCGCCGGCGAGTGCGCGACCGTTTCCGTGCACGGCGGGAATCGCCTGGGTACCAACTCGCTGGTGGACATCCTCGTCTTTGGCCGTCGTGCCGGCATCGACATGGCGCGCTACCTGGCCGAAACCAAGGCGTACCCGGACCTGCCCGCCACGCCTGAGGCCGACGCGCAGGCGCAGATGTCCACGATCCTCGACAGCAAGGGCGGCGAGAACGGCGCCGACATCCGCAGGAAGATGCAGGTCGAGATGATGGACAAGTGCGGCGTCTTCCGCCGCAAGGCCGACCTGGAGTCCGTCAAGCAGACCATTGCCGAGTGCAAGGCCCGCTACCCGAAGGTGCAGATCATGGACAAGGGTAAGGGCTGGAACACCGACCTGCTCGAAGCGATGGAGTTGGGCTGGCTGATCGACTGCGCCGAAACGACGGTCGACGCGGCGCTGGCGCGCGAGGAATCGCGCGGCGCGCACGCGCGCGAAGACTTCCCGAACCGCGACGACAAGAACTTCCTGAAGCACTCATTGGCGTTCCGCGGCGAGAAGGCCGTCGAGCTTAAGTATAAGCCGGTGCGCATCACGACATACCAGCCGCAGGAGCGCAAGTACTAA
- a CDS encoding succinate dehydrogenase, protein MSSYSKAMGPVSGSRFQAYSWFFMRLSGFLVIFLALIHFYWMHFIIGVENITFDTIVGRWTAPGFEGVFWRTYDLFLLVFGFTHGMNGGRQVLEDHITDERGRKVVWYLLVAAWAVLIFMGAWIIFTFRPGMPTPFNLPIPL, encoded by the coding sequence ATGAGCTCGTACTCGAAAGCAATGGGCCCGGTCAGCGGATCGCGTTTCCAGGCGTACTCCTGGTTCTTCATGCGCCTTTCCGGCTTCCTGGTGATCTTCCTTGCGCTGATCCACTTCTATTGGATGCATTTCATCATCGGCGTCGAGAACATCACGTTTGATACGATTGTCGGGCGCTGGACGGCGCCCGGTTTCGAAGGCGTCTTCTGGCGCACGTACGACCTGTTCCTGCTGGTTTTTGGCTTCACGCACGGCATGAACGGCGGCCGCCAGGTGCTGGAAGATCACATCACCGACGAGCGCGGGCGGAAGGTCGTCTGGTACTTGCTGGTGGCCGCGTGGGCGGTATTGATCTTCATGGGCGCGTGGATCATCTTCACGTTCCGGCCCGGCATGCCCACGCCGTTCAACCTGCCGATTCCCCTGTAA
- a CDS encoding fumarate hydratase C-terminal domain-containing protein, with protein sequence MSIVRIEAPLSDAAVAGLHAGDEVEINGNVYVARDAAHKRFAVALDAGEPLPFDLRGQILYYMGPTPAPEGRPIGSAGPTTAGRIDGYTPRLLSLGLKGMIGKGNRSAAVRAAICEHRAVYFVAIGGAGALLSQFIEASEVVAYDELGAEAVRRLRVSRFPAIVGNDMHGGDLFEIGKQRYRTAV encoded by the coding sequence ATGTCTATTGTGCGTATTGAAGCGCCGCTGAGCGACGCCGCAGTCGCGGGCCTGCATGCCGGCGACGAAGTCGAGATTAACGGCAACGTATACGTCGCGCGCGATGCGGCACACAAGCGGTTTGCAGTTGCGCTCGACGCCGGCGAGCCGCTGCCGTTCGATCTGCGCGGACAGATTCTGTACTACATGGGCCCGACGCCCGCGCCGGAGGGACGGCCGATCGGATCGGCCGGACCGACCACGGCCGGGCGCATTGACGGTTACACCCCGCGCTTGCTGTCGCTCGGGCTGAAAGGCATGATTGGCAAGGGCAATCGCTCCGCAGCCGTGCGCGCGGCGATTTGCGAGCATCGCGCCGTCTATTTCGTGGCCATCGGCGGCGCGGGCGCGCTGCTCTCGCAGTTCATTGAGGCGTCGGAGGTCGTGGCCTACGACGAGTTGGGCGCGGAGGCGGTGCGCCGCCTGCGCGTTTCGCGTTTCCCCGCGATCGTCGGCAATGACATGCACGGCGGCGATCTGTTTGAAATCGGCAAACAGCGGTACCGGACAGCCGTCTAA
- a CDS encoding fumarate hydratase, whose product MREISAGAVTETVARLCIDAARYLPDDVLSALQNAEAHEASPLGRRILGKILENAQIARQTDMPLCQDTGTTVVYLDIGQDAHVAGGDLYAAVHEGVRRGYSDGLLRKSVVAHPFTSRQNTRDNTPAIIHTDIVPGDGFKITVMPKGGGCENMSYFQMLTPAAGRQGAVDFIVDCLDRSGANPCPPVIVGVGIGGTADKSMAIAKQALLRPVGRAHADPEVAALEAELLGRINALGIGPIGVGGTTTALAVHVETYPCHMASLPVAVNLQCHSARSKSAEL is encoded by the coding sequence ATGAGAGAGATATCAGCCGGCGCCGTTACCGAGACGGTAGCGCGCCTGTGTATTGATGCAGCGCGCTACCTGCCGGACGATGTGCTCAGCGCGCTGCAGAACGCCGAAGCGCACGAAGCGTCTCCGCTTGGCCGCCGCATACTCGGAAAAATCCTCGAAAACGCACAGATCGCCCGCCAGACCGACATGCCGCTGTGCCAGGACACCGGCACGACTGTGGTCTATCTGGACATCGGCCAGGATGCACACGTCGCCGGCGGCGACCTGTACGCCGCGGTCCATGAGGGCGTGCGGCGAGGGTACAGCGATGGCCTGTTGCGCAAGTCCGTCGTCGCGCACCCGTTTACGTCGCGGCAGAATACGCGCGACAACACCCCGGCCATCATCCACACCGACATCGTGCCCGGAGACGGATTCAAGATCACCGTCATGCCCAAGGGCGGCGGCTGCGAGAACATGTCGTACTTCCAGATGCTGACGCCGGCGGCCGGCCGCCAGGGCGCCGTGGATTTCATCGTGGACTGCCTGGATCGCTCGGGTGCCAACCCGTGCCCGCCGGTCATCGTGGGCGTCGGTATCGGCGGCACGGCCGACAAGTCGATGGCGATTGCCAAGCAGGCGTTGCTGCGTCCGGTCGGCCGCGCGCATGCCGACCCGGAGGTCGCCGCGCTGGAGGCGGAACTGCTGGGGCGCATCAACGCGCTCGGCATCGGACCGATCGGCGTCGGCGGCACGACGACGGCGCTGGCGGTGCATGTCGAGACCTATCCGTGCCACATGGCTAGCTTGCCGGTGGCGGTCAATCTGCAATGTCACAGCGCGCGGAGCAAATCTGCCGAACTGTAG